A DNA window from Daucus carota subsp. sativus chromosome 3, DH1 v3.0, whole genome shotgun sequence contains the following coding sequences:
- the LOC108212925 gene encoding MDIS1-interacting receptor like kinase 2-like, whose translation MAVFQKPLVLLLFHGLFISVLIQSVTSSPRTEAEALVKWKNTLLPSASLDSWSLSNLRKLCNWTGITCNAAGTVAEINISGLELNGTLARFNFSAFPSLTSLDMSSNLLWDGIPVEIGNLTELEYLSFDDNYLTGTIPYQISHLQKLQYLDLGSNYLLNPNWSLFLDMPLLTQLNLYYNNISLEFPSFIIGSRNLSFLDLSQNQLTGSIPESVFTHLTNLEVLNLNDNLLEGPLPRNISKLSQLTELHLGKNMFSGSIPDSIGLLHKLQVLELYTNGFGGKIPSSLGQLRELQRLDLNQNSLNSSIPPELGLCTNLSYLAFAENLLTGPLPLSFSNLTRISELGISDNLLSGELLPEFISNWTELTSLQMQNNTFVGNIPPEIGMLTNLTYLYLYDNNLTGAIPREIGNLSQLFKLDLSGNHLSDFIPGTIGNLSNLVLLHLHFNNLSGTIPPEIGKLALLEVLDLNTNQLHGQVPDSIAELSNLQTLSVFTNNLSGSIPKDLGKKSINLSYIGFSNNSFSGALPEGLCSGFSLERVSVNGNNFSGHLPMCLRNCSNLSRVRLDNNHFSGNVSEAFGYHPNLSFITLNDNEFTGELTSQWGKCENLTNIEMSRNKISGVVPIELGNLKNLQALQLDSNELTGEIPAELGNLVLLLKLNLSNNHLTGEIPQNVGKLSKLNQLDLSTNKLKGSIPKELGNCESLLSLNLRQNNFSEKIPSELGNLGQLQINMDLSSNSLSGTIPSTFGKLKFLENLNLSHNHLSGRIFGSFSTDLSSLQMIDLSYNNLSGPIPLLQQQVKKFFNENSLLCGDANGLSPCPSTTSKSSKKSDSSKKVIIGVVVAVVSLLVLVIIIVGCFLCRKKPNKTDVERTNSEKFESMIWERKGKFTFGDIVKATEDFSERYCIGRGGFGTVYKADLFNGEIVAVKRLNITDSSDATANNRWSFENEIRTLTEVRHRNIIKLHGFCSMDNCLYLAYEYVERGSLGKLLYSDEGANLSWASRVKIVIGLAHALSYLHHDCSPPIVHRDVSLNNILLESDLEPRLSDFGTARLLNTDSSNWTNVAGSYGYMAPELALSMLVTAKSDVYSFGIVALEVMMGRHPGELLPTLSSDTDVASNNLLDKRLPPPTENIADEVKFVVRAALACTRTTPEARPTMRSVAKELTGRTQTYMTEPYSLELHEAK comes from the exons ATGGCTGTATTTCAGAAACCTCTTGTTCTTCTGCTATTTCATGGTCTTTTCATATCTGTACTCATACAAAGTGTAACATCATCACCAAGAACTGAGGCAGAAGCTCTTGTTAAATGGAAGAACACCTTATTACCATCGGCTTCTCTCGATTCTTGGTCCTTAAGCAATCTCAGGAAGCTTTGTAACTGGACTGGCATTACCTGCAATGCTGCAGGTACAGTTGCAGAGATCAACATTTCTGGTCTAGAACTGAATGGTACTCTTGCACGCTTCAATTTCTCGGCGTTTCCTAGCCTCACTTCCTTGGATATGAGCAGCAACCTCCTTTGGGATGGTATACCAGTAGAGATTGGAAATCTGACAGAGCTTGAGTACTTGAGTTTCGACGACAACTATCTAACTGGTACTATTCCTTACCAAATTAGTCATCTTCAGAAGTTGCAATATTTAGACTTGGGATCAAATTACTTGCTTAATCCAAACTGGTCTTTGTTCCTGGACATGCCACTTCTGACACAGCTCAATTTATACTACAATAACATTTCTTTAGAATTTCCATCTTTTATAATTGGCTCTAGGAACTTGAGTTTTCTTGATCTGTCACAGAATCAGTTGACAGGCTCCATACCTGAATCAGTGTTTACCCATTTGACTAATCTTGAAGTTCTTAATCTTAATGATAATTTGTTGGAAGGGCCATTGCCAAGAAATATTTCCAAGCTTTCCCAGTTAACAGAACTTCACCTAGGAAAGAATATGTTCTCAGGATCAATTCCTGACAGTATAGGTCTTTTACATAAACTTCAAGTTCTTGAACTGTATACCAATGGATTTGGGGGGAAGATTCCTTCTTCTTTGGGTCAACTTAGGGAGCTTCAAAGACTTGATCTCAATCAAAACTCTTTGAACTCTAGTATTCCTCCTGAGCTTGGATTGTGTACCAATCTTAGCTACTTGGCTTTCGCTGAGAATTTGCTTACAGGCCCTTTGCCTTTGTCATTCTCGAATCTTACACGTATATCTGAACTAGGCATATCAGATAATCTGCTGTCTGGTGAGCTATTACCTGAGTTCATTAGCAACTGGACTGAATTGACATCACTGCAGATGCAAAACAATACCTTTGTTGGTAACATTCCTCCTGAAATTGGTATGTTAACAAATCTTACGTACCTCTATCTGTATGATAATAATCTCACAGGGGCAATTCCCAGAGAGATTGGGAACTTGAGTCAGCTTTTTAAATTAGACCTGTCAGGAAACCATCTATCAGATTTTATTCCAGGAACAATTGGGAACCTCTCCAATTTGGTACTCTTACATTTGCATTTCAATAATCTTAGTGGAACAATTCCACCTGAGATTGGAAAATTAGCACTGCTGGAAGTTCTTGATCTCAACACTAATCAATTGCATGGACAGGTGCCTGATTCTATTGCTGAATTAAGTAACTTGCAGACGCTTTCTGTTTTTACCAATAATTTGTCTGGCAGCATTCCGAAGGACTTGGGAAAAAAGAGTATCAATTTGTCCTATATTGGATTTTCCAACAACAGCTTCTCTGGAGCATTGCCAGAAGGGTTGTGTAGCGGTTTTTCCCTAGAAAGGGTTTCGGTgaatggaaacaatttttcagGGCATTTGCCAATGTGCCTGAGAAATTGCTCTAACTTGTCCAGAGTTCGTCTTGATAACAACCATTTCTCTGGAAATGTTTCTGAAGCGTTTGGATATCATCCTAATCTTAGTTTCATTACTCTCAATGACAATGAGTTTACAGGTGAACTCACATCCCAGTGGGGAAAATGTGAAAATCTTACAAACATTGAGATGTCAAGAAACAAAATTTCAGGTGTGGTCCCTATCGAGCTTGGAAACTTAAAGAATTTGCAAGCTTTGCAACTGGATTCAAATGAGTTGACAGGTGAGATTCCAGCTGAATTAGGAAATTTGGTCCTGTTGTTGAAACTCAACTTGAGCAATAATCATTTGACCGGAGAAATTCCTCAGAATGTAGGCAAACTATCAAAGCTCAACCAACTTGATTTGTCTACAAACAAATTGAAAGGAAGCATTCCAAAGGAGCTTGGGAATTGTGAGAGCTTACTGAGCCTGAACTTAAGGCAGAACAATTTTTCAGAAAAGATACCTTCTGAACTCGGCAATTTGGGTCAGTTGCAAATAAACATGGACCTGAGTAGCAATTCACTTTCAGGCACCATCCCTTCTACCTTTGGTAAACTGAAGTTTTTAGAGAATTTAAATCTTTCACACAATCATCTGTCAGGTAGAATTTTTGGTTCATTCTCTACTGATCTGTCGAGTTTGCAAATGATTGATTTGTCTTACAATAACTTGTCCGGCCCTATACCCTTGCTCCAACAACAAGTGAAGAAATTTTTCAATGAAAATTCACTTTTGTGTGGAGATGCAAACGGCTTGTCACCGTGTCCATCTACCACTTCCAAGTCATCCAAAAAATCTGATTCCAGTAAGAAAGTCATCATTGGTGTCGTTGTTGCAGTGGTCAGCCTCTTAGTTCTTGTTATTATCATTGTTGGATGTTTTCTGTGTCGTAAGAAGCCCAATAAAACTGATGTTGAGAGAACCAATTCAGAGAAATTTGAGTCAATGATTTGGGAAAGAAAAGGAAAGTTTACCTTTGGAGATATCGTAAAGGCTACTGAAGATTTCAGTGAAAGGTACTGCATTGGAAGAGGAGGATTTGGAACTGTGTATAAGGCCGATTTGTTTAATGGTGAGATTGTAGCAGTTAAAAGGCTCAATATTACAGATTCCAGTGATGCTACAGCAAATAATCGGTGGAGCTTTGAGAATGAGATTCGGACCTTGACAGAAGTTAGGCACCGTAATATCATCAAACTCCACGGATTCTGCTCCATGGACAATTGCCTTTACCTGGCATATGAATATGTCGAGAGAGGCAGCTTGGGGAAGTTGTTATATAGTGATGAGGGGGCTAATTTAAGCTGGGCTTCAAGGGTAAAGATTGTTATAGGATTGGCTCATGCACTTTCTTACTTGCATCATGATTGTTCTCCACCTATTGTGCATAGAGATGTGTCATTGAATAATATCTTGCTCGAGTCAGACCTTGAGCCGCGGCTCTCAGATTTTGGCACTGCAAGGTTGCTGAACACAGATTCATCAAACTGGACAAATGTTGCAGGGTCTTATGGTTACATGGCTCCAG AACTTGCCTTGAGCATGCTAGTGACAGCAAAATCAGATGTTTATAGCTTTGGAATCGTTGCGTTGGAGGTTATGATGGGAAGGCACCCCGGGGAGCTCCTTCCAACTCTGTCCAGTGACACAGACGTCGCTTCAAATAATTTACTTGACAAAAGGCTTCCACCTCCGACAGAGAATATAGCAGATGAAGTGAAATTTGTTGTCAGGGCAGCACTAGCATGCACACGTACCACACCAGAGGCACGACCTACTATGCGTTCTGTGGCAAAAGAGCTCACAGGAAGAACTCAGACATACATGACTGAACCATACAGTCTTGAGTTGCATGAAGCCAAGTAG